In Zhaonella formicivorans, one DNA window encodes the following:
- a CDS encoding methionine ABC transporter ATP-binding protein, whose translation MIEIAGLKKIYGKGKGSVLALDGIDLKIKQGEIFGIIGLSGAGKSTLIRCLNMLERPTEGKVIVDGQDMTSLSASELRLARRNIGMIFQHFNLLWSRTVAENVAFPLEIAGIKDRAKINAKVTQLLELVGLSDKANAYPSQLSGGQKQRVGIARALANDPKVLLCDEATSALDPQTTESILKLLRSINQQLKLTIVIITHEMSVIKSICDSVAVIADGKIAETGPVLELFTNPRTATAREFVKSIINTEIPEVVTKRQNGEKANSQLIRISFIGDSAGEPVISNLVQTFNIKANILYGNIDHIKDTIFGTLTVQLAGQPGNTAQAISYLKQQGLKVEVLTND comes from the coding sequence ATGATTGAAATTGCAGGCTTAAAAAAGATCTACGGCAAAGGTAAAGGTTCCGTGCTGGCCTTAGATGGAATAGACCTGAAAATTAAACAGGGAGAGATCTTTGGGATTATCGGCTTAAGCGGTGCAGGAAAGAGCACTTTGATCAGGTGCCTGAACATGCTGGAAAGGCCAACAGAAGGAAAGGTAATTGTGGACGGACAAGATATGACAAGTCTATCGGCGAGCGAGTTGCGCCTGGCCCGACGCAATATAGGCATGATCTTTCAGCACTTCAATCTGCTCTGGTCCCGCACCGTAGCCGAGAACGTGGCCTTCCCCTTAGAAATTGCCGGTATTAAGGATAGGGCAAAGATCAACGCTAAAGTAACCCAGCTTTTAGAACTGGTAGGTTTAAGCGATAAAGCCAATGCTTACCCCTCACAGCTCAGCGGCGGTCAAAAACAGCGAGTGGGCATTGCCCGAGCACTGGCCAATGACCCGAAAGTGCTGTTATGCGATGAAGCAACATCAGCCTTAGATCCGCAAACCACCGAGTCTATCCTGAAACTGCTGAGGAGCATCAACCAGCAGCTCAAGCTGACTATTGTAATCATTACTCACGAGATGTCGGTTATCAAGTCAATCTGCGACTCGGTAGCAGTGATTGCGGACGGTAAAATTGCTGAAACCGGGCCGGTTTTGGAGCTGTTTACCAATCCCAGAACTGCAACCGCCCGGGAATTCGTAAAAAGCATAATTAACACAGAAATTCCCGAAGTTGTGACCAAGCGGCAAAACGGTGAAAAAGCAAACAGCCAGTTAATCCGGATTTCCTTTATTGGCGATTCAGCAGGGGAACCGGTAATATCCAACCTGGTGCAAACCTTTAATATCAAAGCTAACATCCTTTATGGCAATATTGACCATATTAAGGATACAATTTTCGGCACCTTAACGGTGCAGCTTGCCGGCCAACCGGGGAATACCGCTCAGGCTATCTCCTACTTAAAGCAACAGGGGTTGAAAGTAGAGGTGTTAACCAATGATTGA
- a CDS encoding methionine ABC transporter permease MetI, with amino-acid sequence MIESLMQYLADIGPQVAVAFVQTLQMVILSVIFSHILGIPLGIILVTTSPGHILENKFVNLVLGAVINAARSLPFIILLVAIIPFTRAIVGSSIGTMGATVPLTVGAIPFVARMVETSLKEIEWGIIEAALSMGATPWQIITKVLLPEAMASLILGATITTITLIGYSAMAGFVGGGGLGDLAMRFGYYRREDGILLITIIILIVMVQLIQMLGESLSGKVNKK; translated from the coding sequence ATGATTGAATCTCTCATGCAGTATCTGGCCGATATCGGCCCTCAAGTAGCGGTTGCCTTTGTCCAAACGCTTCAGATGGTAATTTTGTCAGTCATTTTTTCCCATATTCTTGGCATACCGCTGGGGATCATTCTGGTAACAACCTCGCCGGGCCATATTCTGGAAAATAAATTTGTCAATCTGGTGCTAGGCGCTGTCATCAACGCAGCCCGCTCCCTGCCATTCATCATCTTGCTGGTAGCAATCATTCCATTTACGCGGGCAATTGTAGGCTCATCTATCGGCACCATGGGGGCAACTGTTCCACTGACGGTGGGAGCAATTCCATTTGTGGCCAGAATGGTGGAAACATCCCTGAAAGAAATTGAATGGGGTATTATTGAAGCAGCCCTGTCCATGGGGGCCACTCCATGGCAGATCATTACCAAAGTGCTGCTTCCGGAAGCAATGGCTTCGCTGATTCTAGGAGCTACAATTACCACCATCACTTTAATCGGTTATTCAGCCATGGCCGGTTTTGTAGGCGGAGGCGGTTTAGGGGATTTAGCCATGCGCTTCGGATATTACCGGCGTGAAGACGGCATCTTGCTGATCACAATTATCATCTTAATTGTAATGGTTCAACTGATTCAAATGTTGGGTGAAAGCCTCTCAGGCAAAGTAAATAAAAAATAA